The segment GGTGTGAGGATGCCGTGGCCCTGATTGCGCGAGGCCCGGAGCCCGGACCCGCGGCCGTACAGCAGATCGGCCAGCGGCAGTGCCTGGTGGTAGCAGTTGAGCGAGGACGGGACCCCGAGGATCGCGGGGGTGTCCAGGAACAGCGGCACCTCGGCGCAGATGTACGCCCGGCACACCTCCCGCTGCCGCTCGTCGGTCCGCTGCCCCGGCGCCAGTTTCCCGGCCAGGAAGATCCCGGTCAGCGCGTCACAGGTCTCGCGCACCACCGGGTCCGCCGCCACCGCGTCGAGCACCGTGCCGTGCAGCTCGCGGTAGGCCGGGACGTCGGCGAACTCCGACATCCCGCGGGCACGTACCCGTACCCCCGTGGGATCGGCCTCGGCCACGGCCGTCCCGACCTTCGCCCGCACCCCCCGCAGGTTCTTGACGGCCTTCCGTCGCGCCTCGTCGGCCCCGTACCCCAGCGCCTCGTACATGTCGGAGACATGGAGGTCGGTGTAGACGAGATCGACCTGTTCGAAGTGGTCCAAGCCCCAGCGCGTCAGCTCGCGCAGCCGCTGGGCGGTGAAATAACTGTTTCCCGGGGAGACGCCGATGACCACGTGCGCGCCCTCGTCGGCGATGACGCGGCAGTGATCGGTGTACGGCTGGAGTCGGAGCGTCTCTGCAGGGGCGAAAGCCGCCTGAGTCACGTCGGCAGTCCTCAGTCGCGCCAGCTAGTCCCAGCGGAGCCCTGTGCTCCGGGTGTGGCGGCGGCGACGACCACACGCTATCGATCAGTCGCGGAGCGTGAACCCCCTACTCGTAGGTACGTACGAGAGTTCGTCACCTGTTCGCACTTCTGTGATCTTGGCCGGAAACGGCGAGACCCGCCGCCCCCTCGAAGGGGACGACGGGCCTCGGGAGAACATCGCTCGCGCGGTACGGCCTAGAGGTCGAAGTAGAGCTCGAACTCGTGCGGGTGCGGGCGCAGCTGGATCGGGGCGATCTCGTTGGTGCGCTTGTAGTCGATCCAGGTCTCGATCAGGTCGGACGTGAAGACGCCGCCGGCCTGGAGGTACTCGTTGTCGTCCTCGAGGGCGTGGAGGACGGCCTCCAGGTTGGTCGGGACCTGCTGGACGTTCGCGTGCTCCTCGGGAGCGAGCTCGTAGAGGTCCTTGTCGATCGGCTCCGCCGGCTCGATCTTGTTCTTGATGCCGTCGAGGCCCGCGAGGAGCAGCGCCGAGAAGGCGAGGTACGGGTTCGAGGACGGGTCCGGCGCGCGGAACTCGACGCGCTTGGCCTTCGGGTTCGAGCCCGTGATCGGGATGCGCATGGCGGCGGACCGGTTGCGCTGCGAGTACACCATGTTCACCGGGGCCTCGAAGCCCGGCACCAGACGGTGGTACGAGTTCACCGTCGGGTTGGTGAAGGCGAGCAGCGACGGGGCGTGCTTGAGGATGCCGCCGATGTAGTAGCGGGCCATGTCCGAGAGGCCCGCGTAGCCCGTCTCGTCGTAGAACAGCGGGTCGCCGTTCGCCCACAGCGACTGGTGGACGTGCATGCCCGAGCCGTTGTCGCCGAAGATCGGCTTCGGCATGAAGGTCGCGGTCTTGCCGTTGCGCCAGGCGACGTTCTTCACGATGTACTTGAAGAGCATCAGGTCGTCGGCCGCGGCGAGCAGCGTGTTGAACTTGTAGTTGATCTCGGCCTGGCCGGCGGTGCCGACCTCGTGGTGCTGGCGCTCGACCTGCAGGCCGACGTTCTCCAGCTCCAGGGAGATCTCCGAGCGCAGGTCGGCGAAGTGGTCGACCGGCGGGGCCGGGAAGTAGCCACCCTTGTAGCGGACCTTGTAGCCGCGGTTGTTCTCCTCCGCACCGGTGTTCCAGGCGCCGGCCTCGGAGTCGATGTGGTAGAAGCCCTGGTTCGCCGAGGTCTCGAAGCGCACCGAGTCGAAGACGTAGAACTCGGCCTCGGGGCCGAAGTACGCGGTGTCGGCGATGCCGGTGGAGGCGAGGTACGCCTCGGCCTTCTTCGCGATGTTCCGCGGGTCACGGCTGTACTGCTCGCCCGTGATCGGGTCGTGGATGAAGAAGTTGATGTTCAGCGTCTTGTCGCGGCGGAAGGGGTCCACGCGGGCCGTCGACAGGTCGGCGCGGAGCGCCATGTCGGACTCGTGGATCGCCTGGAAGCCGCGGATCGACGAGCCGTCGAAGGCGAGCTCCTCCGACGGGTCGAACGCCGTCGCCGGGATCGTGAAGTGCTGCATCACGCCCGGAAGGTCGCAGAAACGGACGTCGACCATCTTGACGTCGTTGTCCTTGATGTACTTCTTGACCTCGTCGGCGTTCTGGAACCCGTGCGTCTCGGACATCCCACTCCTCCTACTCCCGGCCCGGGGAGGGGCGGGGTTTGCAGCTGGTTCGTGCAGCCAGTGCGGTGGCACACGCTGGACCCGACCATAGGCAGACGGGATTTCTCAAGCATGACCCAATTGTTTCGTCGAAGTTAACCGGGGTGGGTGTCACTCCGCCTGCCGACACCCTTCGCCGACCCGGGCGGAAGTGATCAAAAACGGGCGCAGTACCGTGGTCGCGTGGACAACAGGCAAGCACTCGGATCTTGGCTCTCCGGCCCCCGCGCGGCGGCCGAGGACGCAGGCGTCGACTTCGGTTACCGCGGTCAGCAGCTGGGGCTGCCCGAGGAGGGCCCCGGTTCGATCGCCCGCCCCGGGCGGCGCCTCGGCGCCCTCGCCGTCGACTGGGCCCTCTGCACGCTGATCGCATACGGCCTGATCACCGACGGCTACAACCAGGCGACCGGCAACTGGGCCCTCGTCATCCTGCTCGTCCTGAGCGTGCTGACCGTCGGCACCGTCGGCTCGACGCCCGGCAAGCGCCTCTTCGGGCTCGGGGTCGTCTCCGTGAACGGCGGCCGCCTCGGCCTCCCGCGCGTGGCGCTCCGCTCCCTGCTCGTCTGCCTGGCCATCCCGGCCCTCATCTGGGACCGCGACGGCCGCGGCCTCCACGACCGCCTCTCCGGCGCCGTCCAGGTCCGCATCTGACCCGTCGGCAAGCGAGAGAGGGCCCCGGACCGTTCTCACGGTCCGGGGCCCCTCTCGTGTCGCTCGGTGTTCAGGTCGGGCGCGTCAGCGCATCTTTCCGCCCCGCGGCATCCGCATGCCCTTGGGCATCGGACCCTTCGGCAGCGGCATGTTGCTCATCAGGTCGCCCATCGCCCGCAGTCGGTCGTTGGCCGCCGTCACCTGCGGGCCGGTGAGCACCCGAGGCAGCTTGAGCATGGTCGTGCGGACCTTCTTGAGCGGCACCTGGCCCTCGCCGTCGCCGACGATGATGTCGGTCACCGGCACGTCCACCACGACGCGGTTCATCCGCTTCTTCTCGGCCGCGAGCAGAGGCTTCACCCGGTTCGGGTTGCCCTCCGCCACCAGCACGATGCCGGCCCGGCCGACCGCCCGGTGCACGACGTCCTGGCTGCGGTTCATCGCGACCGCGGGGGTCGTCGTCCAGCCGCGCCCGACGTTCTGCAGGACCGCCGCGGCAGCGCCCGGCTGGCCTTCCATCTGCCCGAAGGCCGCGCGCTCGGCGCGCCGCCCGAACACGATGGCCGCCGCCAGGAGCCCCAGGACGAAGCCCAGGATGCCCAGGTAGACCGGGTGACCGATCAGGAAGCCGATCGCGAGGAGGACACCGAGTACGACGATGCCCACGCCTGCGACGACAAGTCCGACCTTGGGGTCAGCCTTTCGGGTCATCTTGTACGTGAGGGCGATCTGCTTGAGCCGCCCCTGGTTCGCAGCGTCAGCGCTGCCCGTGTTTGCCTTCCTCGCCATGTCCTGAAGTTTACGTGGCCCGGGAAGTCCGGCCCGACGCGACCTCCATCACGTGCTGGGCCTCGACCCGGTCCTTGGCGCGGCGGCGGTCCTCCAGTACGGAGTTCCAGGCGTTGCGCCGGGCGGTGCGCTGCCCGGCGCCGAGGAGCAGTGACTCCACGGCCTTCAGGGCGTCGGTGACGGACGGGATCGCGGTGACGCGGACGTGCGTCGATGCGGCCGGCATGTCGGGTCCTCCCTCGATTGCGGGTGAGACGAGGTGGGGGGAAGCGAGCGGTGGTGGCGGTGAGTGAAACCAGGCTCACAGACTGGTGTTACCAGCGCGTGACCCGGTGGTCAAACACTGATGAAACGTTGATGCGGCCATGCGGAGGAGTGCGGGAACGCAGACGCGGCCCGTACATCCCCGCTGAGCTGCGGGGGCGTACGAGCCGCGTCCGATCCGGCCATTACCGGCCGGTAATCACTTGTGCTCCGATTCACACAGCCTGAGTGGCGTTGTCGACCGCCTGCGCTCCGGCTCCGCTCCGCTTGTCCATCGCCTGCTGGAACAGACGCCCCGCGCGGTACGAGGAGCGGACCAGCGGGCCCGACATCACGCCGGAGAAACCGATCTCGTCGGCCTCCTCCTTCAGCTCCACGAACTCCTGCGGCTTCACCCAGCGCTCCACGGGGTGGTGCCGGACGGAGGGGCGCAGGTACTGCGTGATCGTGATCAGCTCGCAACCGGCGTCGTGCAGCTGCCGAAGCGCCTCGCTGACCTCTTCACGGGTCTCGCCCATGCCGAGGATCAGGTTCGACTTCGTGACCAGACCGTAGTCTCGCGCCTTCGTGATGACGTCCAGCGAGCGCTCGTAACGGAAGCCCGGACGGATCCGCTTGAAGATCCGCGGCACCGTCTCCACGTTGTGCGCGAAGACCTCGGGGCGGGAGGCGAAGACCTCCGCCAGGAGCTCCGGCACCGCGTTGAAGTCGGGCGCGAGCAGCTCGACCTTGGTGCGGCCCTCGGCGCGCTCCGCCGTCTGCTGGTGGATCTGGCGCACGGTCTCCGCGTACAGCCAGGCGCCGCCGTCCTCCAGGTCGTCGCGCGCGACGCCGGTGATGGTGGCGTAGTTCAGGTCCATCGTGACGACGGACTCACCCACGCGGCGCGGCTCGTCACGGTCCAGCGCCTCGGGCTTGCCCGTGTCGATCTGGCAGAAATCGCAGCGCCGGGTGCACTGGTCACCGCCGATGAGGAAGGTCGCCTCGCGGTCCTCCCAGCACTCGAAGATGTTGGGACAGCCCGCCTCCTGGCAGACCGTGTGCAGGCCCTCGCTCTTCACGAGGCTCTGCATCTTCGTGTACTCGGGCCCCATCTTCGCCCGCGTCTTGATCCACTCGGGCTTGCGCTCGATGGGGGTCTGGGCGTTCCGGACCTCCAGGCGCAGCATCTTGCGTCCGTCGGGTGCGACTGCGGACACATCGGCTCCTGTAGCTTCGATTCTTCGGCGCACACCAGGGTACGCCGTTGCTTCCCATGCCTTACTACGTCTGGCCAACCTCTGGCCAGCGCCCCGCATTCCTGCGGGCACTCCTCAGACCGAGGTCGTTTCCACCGGACGCTCGATCTCGCGCGGCTTCAGCTCCGCCTGCTCCAGGACCGCCCGCAGGTGCTTCTCCACGACCGGGAGCACCTCCTCGACCGGGACGTCCCGACCCAGCTCGTTGGCGAACGAGGTGACGCCCGCGTCGCGGATGCCGCACGGGATGATCCGGTCGAACCACGCGTTGTCCGGGTTCACGTTGAGCGAGAAGCCGTGCATCGTGACGCCCTTGGCGACCCGGATGCCGATCGCCGCCAGCTTCCGGTCCTCGCGGCGCTGGCCTGCGTTGGACGGGGCGTACTCCGGGCCGTTCAGACGGGGGTCGAACTCCTCGTCCGTCAGCCGCGGGTCGAAGTCGAGGGAGAGTCCGCCGAGCGCCGGCCGCTTCTCCACCGGGTCGCCGAGCACCCAGACCCCGCTGCGGCCCTCGACGCGGGTCGTCTCCAGGCCGAACTCGGCGGCGGTGAGGATCAGCGCCTCCTCCAGGCGGCGGACGTGCGCGACGACGTCCACCGGGCGGGGCAGCTTCATGATCGGGTAGCCGACCAGCTGGCCGGGTCCGTGCCAGGTGATCTTGCCGCCGCGGTCGACGTCCACCACGGGCGTTCCGTCGAGCGGGCGCTCGTTCTCCGCCGTGCGCCGTCCGGCCGTGTAGACCGGCGGGTGCTCGAGGAGCAGACAGGTGTCGTCGATCTCGTCGGCGAACCGCGCGGCGTGCACTTCGCGCTGCTTGTCCCAGGCCACCTGGTAGTCGACGGCTTCCGCGCCGAAACCAAGGCGGACGAATCGCAGCTCACTCACGGCCATGCCTCCTCCTGGGTGCCGGGGTCCGGACTCCGGGGATCATCCCGGGCCGGTGCGGCACCATGCGTCATTCGCGCCCATGCCACTGTACGGCGGTGCCGGGGACGGCCCTCCGGCAGGTGGACGGGGGCCGCGTCCGGCAGGTGGGCGGTCCGTCCTCCGGCAGGTGGCTGGGGACACCTACGTCAGCGATGCCGTCAATCCTCACACGATCGGATGAATGTGGGGCGAAGGTGGCGGTACGGGCCGTGAGGACCGCTAAATTCACGCCGTTCCATGAGGGTCCGACGGGGCTGCCGTCCGGACCCGGAAGGCAGGAGACCGCACAGCTGATGACGGAACGACCACCGCAGCGCATCCCGAACCGCCAGCTCGCCGCGCTCATCGCCGAAGCGGGGTTCTCCCATGCGGGCCTGGCGAGACGGGTGGACCAGCTCGGTCTGGAACACGGTCTCGACCTGCGGTACGACAAGACCTCGGTGACCCGCTGGCTCCGCGGCCAGCAGCCGCGCGGCACCACCCCCGCGCTCATCGCCGAGGTCTTCACCCGTCGCCTCGGGCGCCGGCTCTCCGCCCAGGACCTCGGCCTCGACGCCTGCGCCCCCGTCTACGCGGGCCTGGAGTTCGCCGCGACCCCCGAAGAGGCCGTCGACATCGTCAGCGGGCTCTGGCGCAAGGACTCCGGCAGCCACGCCGAACTCCGCAAGATCGCCTTCACCCCGGCGGGGCTGGTCGTCCCCAGCCGCGACTGGCTGATCGGCCGCGCCGACGACCGGGTGGCGCGCGGGGACCAGCCGCCCGGCCTCCGCTCCCCTTCCGCGCCCCCCTCCGCCGCCTCGTCCGCCTCCTCCGGTGTCACCGCCGAGCCCCGGCTCCCGCACGACCCGCGCATCGCCCACGACCCACGCCTCACCCACGACCCCCGGGTGCCGCCCCAGGGGCGCTTCTCCGTGCCCCGGCAGCGCGGTACGGACCGGGGGCCCGGCCAGCGGGTCTCCAGCGGCGACATCGCCGCCCTGCGCTCCGTCGGCGAACTGTTCCGCACCCTCGACCACGCCTACGGCGGCGGCCACGCCCGCCAGGCGCTCGTCCGCTACCTGGAGCACGAGGCCGAGCCGATGCTGCGCGGGACGTACGGGGAGTCCGTCGGCCGCCGCCTCTTCGCCGCGGCCGCCGACCTGACCCGGCTGGCCGGCTGGACCTCGTACGACATCGCCGCCCACGGCCTCGCCCAGCGCTACTTCGTCCAGGCGCTGCGCCTCGCCCAGGCCGCCGGGGACCGGGCCTACGGCTCGTACGTGCTCCTCACCATGAGCTGCCAGGCCGTCTACCTCGGCCACGGACGGGAGGCCGTGCAGCTCGCCCGGGTCGCCCAGCAGGGCGTCGGGCCGGCCGCCCCGCCCGTCGTCCAGGCGATGCTGCACGCGGTCGAGGCGCGCGGGCACGCGGTCCTCAGTGAGGCACGTGCGTGCAGTGCCTCGCTCGTACGGGCCGAGCGGGCCCTCGAAGCGGCCCGGCCCGGCGACGAGGTGCCGTACTGGGCCCGGATGTTCGACGAGGCCCAGCTCGCCGACGAGCTCGGACACTGCCACCGCGACCTCCAGCAGTACCGCCCCGCCGCCCAGCACGCCGAACGCGCCCTCCAGCTCCGCGCCCCCGGCTTCGCCCGCAGCCGCCTCTTCTGCCGGGTGGTCCTGGCGACGTCGCGCCTGGCGCTCGGTGAACTGGACCAGGCGTGCGCGCTCGGCGCGGAGGCCGCGCAGCAGGCATCGGAGATGCGCTCGGCGCGCGCGGTGGAGTACGTACGCGACTTCGAACGCCGCCTGGAGCCGTACCGCGACGCGGCGGCGGCCCGCACGTACCGGGACCGGGTGGCCGCCATCGGGTGACCCCCCGGCCCCGGTCCCGTGCAGGGCCGCGCCCCACCCCGCTCCCGCCGTGCGGGCACGCCCCCGGTGGGACGCGGGCCCGCGACGGGTTACGCCGCCTCCTCCGCCAGAGGTTGCGACGGGAGGCGGATGCCCAGGTCCGTCAGGAGTTCGTGGGCCGCGCGGTGGCCCGAGGCCAGGGCGCCCTGGAGGGTGCTCGTGGCCCGGTGGTCCCCGCAGACGTACAGGCCCGACAGCAGCCGGACCGAGCGGTGTGCGTCGTGCGGTGGGGCCATCGCCGGGACCGCGTCCGGCGTGTGGCGCATTCCGAGCAGCTCCCACTCGTCGGTCGACGTGCCGTACAGCGTGGCGAGGTGCTTGCGGACCCGCCGTTCCGTGTCGTCCGGTGGTGTTCCGTGCACCGTCGAGGTGATCAGGGTCCGGCCCTCAGGCGCCCGCCCCGGGTCGACCGCGCTCATCACCGCGGTGTGGGCCACCGGCCCGCCCGGGTCGGACTCCAGGAGCAGCGTCGGGTCCGCCGTCGGCGCCACCGGCGCCGTGTGGTGGAGCACCGTCACGGAGTGGAAGGCAGGCCGACGCAGACCGGGCAGCAGCTCGGCCGCCGTCCGCGCCCCCGTCGCGAGGACGACCGACCGGCAGCGGAACACCCCGTGCTCCGCCGTCGTGACCCGCGAGATCGACGCCTCCGTGACCCGGACTCCGGTATGGACCGTGCCCGGCGGAAGTGCCGCCGCGAGCCGCTCCGGGAGCGCCGCCGACCCGCCTTCGGGGGTGGCCAGCCTGCCCCGGGCGAAGGCGCGCAGCGCGAGGTCCGCGCGGCGGCTCGACGTGCCCAGGTCCGGGTCGCCGAGGAGCGCCGCGAGCAGCGGCCGCAGCACGCCCTGCACGGTCCTGGCGGGCAGCCGGGCGGTCAGTGCCTCGCGCGCGGTCCGTTCGGGGCGGGCCAGGATCCGCTGCGTCGGGGTCGCCGCGAGCCGGACGAGGGAGGCGCCGAGCCGCGCCTGGTCGAGCGAGGCGGCCGGATGCCGGGGGGCGCTCGCGAGGGCGCGCGCCACGCTGAACGCTCCCCCCACGCTCCGGTGCCCCGCACTCCGGTGCCCCACGGCCGCCCGGCGCGGGTGCGGGGCGCCCCACCGCGCGTACCGGCCGTCGCTGTGCACGAGCACCCCCGGGGCGAACGGCCGCAGGACCAGGCCGTCGAGCCCCGGGACCGCCCGCAGCTCCTCGTACGACACGGTGAGCAGCGGCCCGACCCGGTCGAGCAGGAAGCCGTCGACGGCCTCGGTCGCCATCCGGCCCCCGAGCCGGGGTTCCGCCTCCAGGACGGCGACGGAGAGCCCGGCGTCGGTCAGCCGGCGGGCGGCGGCGAGTCCCGCGACCCCGGCTCCCACGATCACGACGTCGACGGTCTGCGCGACGTCGACGTCCGTACGCTGTGCGGTCCTTGCGCTGTCTGCGCTGTTGAGCACGTGCCCCTCCCCAGGTCGGCGCGGCCGGTGGGAGGCCTATGCCCCCAACAAGCCTCCGGAATGCCCGAGTTCGCCGTTCATGTCGAGCCTAGGCAGCGCTCCCACGGGTGCCAGCCGCGCGCACCGGGGTGCGTGCGGCACGGGGGAGCGCAGAGGGGGCGGGAGGAGGGGGCGGAGGAGGGGGCGGGAAGGGCGGGAGTCGTGCGCCGTTCAGCGCGCCGCCGCCCTGATCGAGTCGTCGATCGTCGGGAACGCGAACTCGAAACCGGTCTCCAACAGCCGTCCCGGCAGCACCCGCTGACTGCCCAGCACGTCCTGCGCGAAGTCCCCGAGCACCACCTTCAGGGCGGGCGCGGGCACCGTGAAGAGGGTCGGCCGGCGCAGGACGCGGCCCATCGCCGCGGTCACCTCGCGGTTGGTGACCGGCTCGGGGGCGGTCAGGTTCACCGGGCCCGAGAGCGACGGGGTGTCGACGAGATGGCGCAGGGCGGCCACCTCGTCGTGGAGGGAGATGTACGACCAGTACTGACGGCCGTCGCCCATCCGCCCGCCGAGCCCGGCGCGGAACAGCGGGAACAGCCGCCCCCAGGCCCCGCCCTCGCGCGCCACGACCAGGCCCGTACGGGCGTAGGTGACGCGGATGCCGGCCTCCTCGGCGGGGGCCGCGGCGGCCTCCCACTCCACGCAGACCGAGGGCAGGAAGCCCGTGCCCGCCGGGGCGCTCTCGTCCACCGCGCGGCTGCCGGTGTCCCCGTACCAGCCGAGCGCCGTGCCGCAGACCAGGCTCTCCGGCGGCTCCGCGAGCGAGGCGAGGGCCTGGGCGATCGCCGTCGTGCCGAGCACCCGGCTGTCCCGGATCTCCTGCTTGTACGCCTCGTTCCAGCGGCGCTCGCCGACCCCGGCGCCCGCCAGGTGTACGACCGAGTCCACGCCGACCAGCCCGGCGGCGTCGACGTACAGCCGCTTCGGGTCCCACTCGACCTCGTCGGCGGTCCTGGCGGGCCGGCGCACGAGCCGGACGACGTCATGGCCGTCGGCGCGCAGGGAGCGGACGAGGGCGGTGCCGATGAGCCCGGAGGCGCCGGTGACGGCGACACGCTTGCGAGTGGCGGAACGCTGCATGGGCACCATCCTGCCCTCCCCGGCCGGCACGTGGCACAGTGGCCGCCATGATCGTGCCGGAGACGCTGATACGCCCCGCCGGACCCGCGGACGACGCCGCCCTCGCCGAGCTCGACCGGGCCGCCTGGTCGACCCTGCACGCGGTGCTGCCCGCCCCGGTCCCGCCGTACGGGCCCTTCTTCGACGACCGCCATCTGCCCGGGGACTACCTCCTCGCCGTGCGCGAGGGCGTGATCGTCGGCTACATCCGGGTGGTGCCGCCGACCCCGCTCGCCGCCACCGCCCACGTCCGGCAGATCCAGGGCCTCGTGGTCGCCGAGTCCGCGCGGGGGCTCGGTGTGGCCCGAACGCTGCTGCGGGCCGCGATGGACAAGGCGCGGGCGGACGGCGCCGTGCGGATGACGCTCCGGGTGCTCGGTCACAACGCCCCGGCCCGCGCGCTCTACGCCTCCGAGGGCTTCGCGGTCGAGGGCGTCCTGCCGGGGGAGCTCTTCCTGGCCGGGGCGTACGTGGACGACGTCCTCATGGGCCGGTCACTCGCCACCCGCTGAACCCGGGTTCAACAGCCGCATCCCGCCCATCAGTTCCCGCAGGCACCGGACCGCGAGCTCCGCCGGGGCGCCCTCGCCGCGTACCGGTGCATCCGTCTCCGCCCAGGACTCCAGGGCGATCCGGATGGCGTCCGTGGCCGCCGCCGCCGCGAGCCGTACCTCCAGCGGGTCCGCGCCCGGTCCCGCGAGCCCGGCGACGACCTCCCGCAGCCGCTCCTCCGACTCCTGGTTGACCCGGTACCAGACGGCCCGCAGCGCCGGGTCCTCGGCAGCCGCGCGCA is part of the Streptomyces sp. NBC_00250 genome and harbors:
- a CDS encoding tRNA-dependent cyclodipeptide synthase, which codes for MTQAAFAPAETLRLQPYTDHCRVIADEGAHVVIGVSPGNSYFTAQRLRELTRWGLDHFEQVDLVYTDLHVSDMYEALGYGADEARRKAVKNLRGVRAKVGTAVAEADPTGVRVRARGMSEFADVPAYRELHGTVLDAVAADPVVRETCDALTGIFLAGKLAPGQRTDERQREVCRAYICAEVPLFLDTPAILGVPSSLNCYHQALPLADLLYGRGSGLRASRNQGHGILTPTGTTVQGAAR
- the glnA gene encoding type I glutamate--ammonia ligase, with protein sequence MSETHGFQNADEVKKYIKDNDVKMVDVRFCDLPGVMQHFTIPATAFDPSEELAFDGSSIRGFQAIHESDMALRADLSTARVDPFRRDKTLNINFFIHDPITGEQYSRDPRNIAKKAEAYLASTGIADTAYFGPEAEFYVFDSVRFETSANQGFYHIDSEAGAWNTGAEENNRGYKVRYKGGYFPAPPVDHFADLRSEISLELENVGLQVERQHHEVGTAGQAEINYKFNTLLAAADDLMLFKYIVKNVAWRNGKTATFMPKPIFGDNGSGMHVHQSLWANGDPLFYDETGYAGLSDMARYYIGGILKHAPSLLAFTNPTVNSYHRLVPGFEAPVNMVYSQRNRSAAMRIPITGSNPKAKRVEFRAPDPSSNPYLAFSALLLAGLDGIKNKIEPAEPIDKDLYELAPEEHANVQQVPTNLEAVLHALEDDNEYLQAGGVFTSDLIETWIDYKRTNEIAPIQLRPHPHEFELYFDL
- a CDS encoding RDD family protein; its protein translation is MDNRQALGSWLSGPRAAAEDAGVDFGYRGQQLGLPEEGPGSIARPGRRLGALAVDWALCTLIAYGLITDGYNQATGNWALVILLVLSVLTVGTVGSTPGKRLFGLGVVSVNGGRLGLPRVALRSLLVCLAIPALIWDRDGRGLHDRLSGAVQVRI
- a CDS encoding DUF4191 domain-containing protein; the encoded protein is MARKANTGSADAANQGRLKQIALTYKMTRKADPKVGLVVAGVGIVVLGVLLAIGFLIGHPVYLGILGFVLGLLAAAIVFGRRAERAAFGQMEGQPGAAAAVLQNVGRGWTTTPAVAMNRSQDVVHRAVGRAGIVLVAEGNPNRVKPLLAAEKKRMNRVVVDVPVTDIIVGDGEGQVPLKKVRTTMLKLPRVLTGPQVTAANDRLRAMGDLMSNMPLPKGPMPKGMRMPRGGKMR
- a CDS encoding SCO2195 family GlnR-regulated protein, with amino-acid sequence MPAASTHVRVTAIPSVTDALKAVESLLLGAGQRTARRNAWNSVLEDRRRAKDRVEAQHVMEVASGRTSRAT
- the lipA gene encoding lipoyl synthase; its protein translation is MSAVAPDGRKMLRLEVRNAQTPIERKPEWIKTRAKMGPEYTKMQSLVKSEGLHTVCQEAGCPNIFECWEDREATFLIGGDQCTRRCDFCQIDTGKPEALDRDEPRRVGESVVTMDLNYATITGVARDDLEDGGAWLYAETVRQIHQQTAERAEGRTKVELLAPDFNAVPELLAEVFASRPEVFAHNVETVPRIFKRIRPGFRYERSLDVITKARDYGLVTKSNLILGMGETREEVSEALRQLHDAGCELITITQYLRPSVRHHPVERWVKPQEFVELKEEADEIGFSGVMSGPLVRSSYRAGRLFQQAMDKRSGAGAQAVDNATQAV
- the lipB gene encoding lipoyl(octanoyl) transferase LipB encodes the protein MSELRFVRLGFGAEAVDYQVAWDKQREVHAARFADEIDDTCLLLEHPPVYTAGRRTAENERPLDGTPVVDVDRGGKITWHGPGQLVGYPIMKLPRPVDVVAHVRRLEEALILTAAEFGLETTRVEGRSGVWVLGDPVEKRPALGGLSLDFDPRLTDEEFDPRLNGPEYAPSNAGQRREDRKLAAIGIRVAKGVTMHGFSLNVNPDNAWFDRIIPCGIRDAGVTSFANELGRDVPVEEVLPVVEKHLRAVLEQAELKPREIERPVETTSV
- a CDS encoding regulator, which encodes MTERPPQRIPNRQLAALIAEAGFSHAGLARRVDQLGLEHGLDLRYDKTSVTRWLRGQQPRGTTPALIAEVFTRRLGRRLSAQDLGLDACAPVYAGLEFAATPEEAVDIVSGLWRKDSGSHAELRKIAFTPAGLVVPSRDWLIGRADDRVARGDQPPGLRSPSAPPSAASSASSGVTAEPRLPHDPRIAHDPRLTHDPRVPPQGRFSVPRQRGTDRGPGQRVSSGDIAALRSVGELFRTLDHAYGGGHARQALVRYLEHEAEPMLRGTYGESVGRRLFAAAADLTRLAGWTSYDIAAHGLAQRYFVQALRLAQAAGDRAYGSYVLLTMSCQAVYLGHGREAVQLARVAQQGVGPAAPPVVQAMLHAVEARGHAVLSEARACSASLVRAERALEAARPGDEVPYWARMFDEAQLADELGHCHRDLQQYRPAAQHAERALQLRAPGFARSRLFCRVVLATSRLALGELDQACALGAEAAQQASEMRSARAVEYVRDFERRLEPYRDAAAARTYRDRVAAIG
- a CDS encoding NAD(P)/FAD-dependent oxidoreductase, translated to MLNSADSARTAQRTDVDVAQTVDVVIVGAGVAGLAAARRLTDAGLSVAVLEAEPRLGGRMATEAVDGFLLDRVGPLLTVSYEELRAVPGLDGLVLRPFAPGVLVHSDGRYARWGAPHPRRAAVGHRSAGHRSVGGAFSVARALASAPRHPAASLDQARLGASLVRLAATPTQRILARPERTAREALTARLPARTVQGVLRPLLAALLGDPDLGTSSRRADLALRAFARGRLATPEGGSAALPERLAAALPPGTVHTGVRVTEASISRVTTAEHGVFRCRSVVLATGARTAAELLPGLRRPAFHSVTVLHHTAPVAPTADPTLLLESDPGGPVAHTAVMSAVDPGRAPEGRTLITSTVHGTPPDDTERRVRKHLATLYGTSTDEWELLGMRHTPDAVPAMAPPHDAHRSVRLLSGLYVCGDHRATSTLQGALASGHRAAHELLTDLGIRLPSQPLAEEAA
- a CDS encoding TIGR01777 family oxidoreductase; protein product: MVPMQRSATRKRVAVTGASGLIGTALVRSLRADGHDVVRLVRRPARTADEVEWDPKRLYVDAAGLVGVDSVVHLAGAGVGERRWNEAYKQEIRDSRVLGTTAIAQALASLAEPPESLVCGTALGWYGDTGSRAVDESAPAGTGFLPSVCVEWEAAAAPAEEAGIRVTYARTGLVVAREGGAWGRLFPLFRAGLGGRMGDGRQYWSYISLHDEVAALRHLVDTPSLSGPVNLTAPEPVTNREVTAAMGRVLRRPTLFTVPAPALKVVLGDFAQDVLGSQRVLPGRLLETGFEFAFPTIDDSIRAAAR
- a CDS encoding GNAT family N-acetyltransferase, with product MIVPETLIRPAGPADDAALAELDRAAWSTLHAVLPAPVPPYGPFFDDRHLPGDYLLAVREGVIVGYIRVVPPTPLAATAHVRQIQGLVVAESARGLGVARTLLRAAMDKARADGAVRMTLRVLGHNAPARALYASEGFAVEGVLPGELFLAGAYVDDVLMGRSLATR